One window of Microtus pennsylvanicus isolate mMicPen1 chromosome X, mMicPen1.hap1, whole genome shotgun sequence genomic DNA carries:
- the LOC142841354 gene encoding melanoma antigen preferentially expressed in tumors-like, whose product MDAKNPKSLMDLAIQCLLRHESAAIQALENIPRYFFVPLFIAAFKGGHKNILSEMVKVWPFYCLHLGTLTVRVPHRELLKAVIENLPVYPAKNSASRKSKLRILDLRRDTDCRITCPEVSIRSPFGFHSCIYSDQAVKEMEGQLHFRGLRSIIRLPLGDVELLVDLSLGSCLMEKEFLVLLVRKIVESLGALNIGRQDLQVAKLGDCRHKPKFLHFNCVNWLSVDKGSLSDPTNILSQMSHPNSLSLLTVPFRSLSGKVFKIFHSHLQRMENLKELKFSSFSLKNHLDSVLRVLPHSLDFLYLSFCDKSYRDFRFLAQCPQVSHVKMLNLSNNPMNWDDFVPFQTLLLNLSGTLKHLEISHCLINDSAISVLIPALICGTHLYIVVFASNPITMRMLVNMMRSITPLMKIKYVIYPIPMHCYERLHFQGRLDRWRLAIVHLQLKAVLKIAGRNDMKWITYSE is encoded by the exons ATGGATGCAAAGAACCCCAAATCTCTGATGGATCTTGCTATACAGTGTTTGCTGAGACATGAGTCTGCAGCAATCCAAGCTCTGGAGAATATTCCTAGATATTTTTTTGTTCCATTGTTCATTGCTGCCTTCAAGGGTGGGCATAAGAATATATTGAGTGAGATGGTGAAAGTTTGGCCCTTTTACTGTCTCCATCTTGGGACATTAACTGTACGGGTGCCTCATCGTGAACTCCTGAAAGCCGTGATTGAGAATCTTCCAGTATATCCTGCAAAGAACTCTGCTTCTCG GAAATCTAAACTGAGGATCCTAGATTTAAGGCGAGACACTGACTGTAGGATCACATGCCCTGAAGTCAGCATCAGATCACCTTTTGGTTTTCACTCTTGTATTTATTCTGACCAGGCTGTCAAAGAAATGGAAGGACAGCTTCATTTTAGAGGTTTAAGATCCATTATTCGCTTACCCCTGGGGGATGTCGAATTACTAGTGGATCTTTCCCTAGGTAGCTGCTTAATGGAAAAGGAATTTTTGGTTTTACTTGTGAGGAAAATTGTGGAGAGTTTAGGGGCTTTGAACATAGGCCGTCAAGATTTGCAAGTTGCTAAATTAGGTGACTGCAGACACAAACCAAAATTTCTTCATTTCAACTGTGTGAATTGGCTGTCAGTTGATAAGGGTTCTCTGAGTGATCCCACCAACATACTGTCTCAGATGAGCCACCCAAACAGCCTTAGTCTGCTTACAGTCCCGTTTAGATCTCTGAGTGggaaagtctttaaaattttccataGTCATTTGCAACGTATGGAAAACCTTAAGGAACTCAAATTTTCTTCATTCAGTCTCAAAAACCATCTGGACAGTGTGCTCAG AGTTCTGCCTCACAGCCTGGATTTTTTGTATCTGTCATTCTGTGATAAATCGTACAGAGACTTCAGATTTCTAGCCCAGTGCCCTCAGGTTTCCCACGTAAAGATGTTGAATCTTAGTAACAACCCAATGAATTGGGATGACTTTGTACCCTTTCAAACTCTTCTGTTAAATCTCTCTGGTACTCTTAAGCATCTAGAGATAAGTCATTGCCTTATAAATGATTCTGCCATCTCTGTTCTTATCCCTGCCCTAATTTGTGGTACTCATCTCTATATCGTGGTCTTTGCTTCTAACCCAATCACAATGCGTATGCTTGTGAATATGATGCGTAGTATAACACCTTTGATGAAGATAAAATACGTGATATATCCTATCCCTATGCATTGCTATGAACGATTGCATTTTCAGGGCCGATTAGACCGATGGAGGCTTGCCATTGTACACCTACAACTGAAGGCGGTGCTAAAGATTGCAGGAAGGAATGACATGAAATGGATCACTTACTCAGAGTAA